The window ATTGTTAATCAGCCTTTGGACTCGTTTACTAGCCCGATTCGAGTAGTTGCTCATCAAGATCAGAATTCTATTCCACCGTTGGTTTCGGCATCTCCTGATGAGTCTAAGCAAACCCAAATGATGGTCAAGGACAAGGAAATTTTGAGGCATACGGATCACACTTCAAACCCTTCATCGACCTCAACGTTCACCCAAGATCATCAGCCATGGTGTGATATAATTGATGATGAAGCAAGCGATTCTTATTGGAAAGAGATCATAGAGTGAGTTGAtggtcgtttttttttttttttttttatgaatcttgaatcttgacgaactcttataattaagTATCTTTTGTTGTTCTCTTCGCAGGCAAACTTGTTCGGAGCCTTGGCCATTTCGTGAATAGAGAGGCGAAAGAAAAACATTagcattatttttttctgtggatatagatgtatacatatatattgttaattaacTTTCATACAGTTTGTGTATTATTCGACCATGTATACAAAACACATTTATACTGTACAAAAttgatttttcatatatttgtattatattaatCTTTCAATATTAGTtgagatttcaaaaatttgtaatagTACCCCCAAACTACATATATGAGAAAAATAATACAAACGCTATATGTataatctttgtttgttttttttcgattatattttaagatttcaaatttagTTGGGGATGGTTAAGAAGAAGTGAACTAATAAGAATCTCGAAAGTGACacaatcttatttttgttttgactttaGAGGAGACAAAAGAGATGTATAGGAGGAAGATGGTATAGCATTTAATACATCAGCGTACATACTATTAAACTCGTGGCTAACTATACTATATACTCCAAGCAAGATTTATAGTCTCAACATCGGttattatttaattctttttatagTATAACATAccgaaatattttttatttaaaactcggttgaaattaatgaaacaaacaagacaagCGCTGTATGATTAGTGTGTTCAACGTGGACACATCATCATGtaatttaatatgatatatgaaataattcaaaagagaaaaatgaacGATAACTAATTTGTATCATTGAAATCAATCGcaattatatagattttgtgtCCGGATTTTAGTTAAGCaaacttaaaataattatacGTTGCTTTTCAGTTTGATTCAGTTAAAAATATACACTTTGCATCACCAACGGATCACATTTTCTCAAAAGATGCCACATTCTATTATTAGTAAAGTGGACTATTTTTGGAATATATTCGTATGAACAAATATCTAATATGTATAACTTTATagtcaaagcaaaaaaaagatggCATTAGAATTTCTAGTGCAAATTAAACACTCAAAAGTTCATTTTTAGTATTAAGATTGTGACCGGAGAGACTTAAGTAAACAATCAGAGAAACGTGTGTATACGAACACTAAATGCTGCTAAAATATTTCCCAAGAAAATGGAAACCTACAATAGGACTATAAAGCCTATTTGGCTAGTCGGTCGCATTATTATTCTTTATAGTCCTAATTGTAATAATTACATATTTCCAAAACCCAACATATGCTTTTGCTTGTGGCTATCGATTTGCAGGAAATATCCGTTATGCAATCAcacttataattaaaaattctataagacaaaaatagaaaccGCACCAAACAAAACTAAGACTACGTCTAAAACACACAAGAACCTAAAATCCAAACCATTATTGCGATCGGGCAACCGAAAGCCTTCATTCAAACCAAGGTCAAAAGAGGAACACTGTCTAAATCGTAATTATATCTTTCCATTCTTCGAAATATTGTATTCAAACAGATTTCATACCAGCAAACCTACAGACGAGATTTTATAGTTAAGCCGCCTCAAAAGCAAACCCGTTGCTACgtgattaatatataataaaccactcGGTTTAATCGAATCAACAGTTCAGTCTCGGTTTGGAACAGACGCTATTCTTAACTGGTTTATACTTTCATCACATTGACGTTTGTTAAAGTCTTTGTTTCTCAGTTCTTTTACACAGATCACGGGTTTTCGTAAATGGAAGCAACTAGTTCGGATCACCTCAGTCGAGGGTTGAGGCTATCATAGGCATTATCAGAAACAACAAATAGATGACAAAGCAAACAATTGGAAACAATGTAGCTTTCTCCTTACAAAGTATTCAGATTTGGACTTAATCAACAGACATGGGCTCGGTTACGTTCCTCTGATCATCCAACGCTGTCCGAATCTCGTCCACCAAACTCTTCTGCTCATCTTCCATAGTGTTCTGCAACTCATCCACCTACATTCCCACAACAAAGGTTCACAATCACAAACACTATACAAATGAAAACTGCAAAACTAAAagtctcagttttttttttaaattaccacATGCAACAGCAGAGCAAACTGCTTCTTCCTTAGCTCAAGCAATCTCCAACTTGCAGTGCTCTCTGCTTcaagctcagcaatctccttgtTCAATTCATATATGACCTTCTCAGTCTCTGACCTCGGCGGTTGCGCAGAAATCAGTTTCCTAATCGTCTCACACTCTTCTTTATGCAGCCTATCAATTTTACTCTCCTCAAGCTGCTTCTTAAGATCTTCAATCTCAGTTTTCGCCTGCGTTATCTGCCTCTCCGTCTCATCTTTCACCTCGTTAAAGCTCTCTTTCTCCCTACGGTTAGCTTCCACAACCGCTTGGCTCTTCAAAAGCGGAATTTCAAAAGTAGACAGTTCCTGTAAGAAAGCTTTCGCAAGCCTACCGCACTCGTCGTAGTTCTCTTCATCTTTATCCACTTCTAGTACAAAAGAAGTGAACTTCTTCTGAAGTTTCTTCAACGGAGGCTCCCCTCGAGTGGTAGTGGTTCTGGTCAGTAGCCGGTTTCTAATGATTTTGTCATCGTCCACCGGATCAAATGCATAATTAACCTTAGTCACTACAGTCTCTAATCTACCAGAAATCCTCCTTGCTTTAACTGACATCTCAACTTACTTAATTAACTCAACCCTGCAAAAAGAGATGCACAAAGAACATAACAATCAACATCCAAAACTATATCAAAAACCCAATTAGCCAACTCGCATTATCTTAAAGCTAATGGATACAAGATTCAAGCTCAATTTTTAAATAGCAGAACCGAAACGTAACGTATGTTTGATTTACGCAACAAATATATCGATCTCTTCTTCAAAGCTTCTATAATGAGCGATTCATTATCAAAGCAATTTCTCAATCGTTATCATTAGATGTACTGAATTGAAATTTCCTGTGAGGTTGATTTTACACAgacaagttttttaaaaaaaagacagCGAAAGACAAAGTGTTTACTAACCTGAAGTGAACCCAAGATCCAGATTCGTCTTCTGCAATCAAAACTCGAACAAAGCAGTCCTCTTTTTCATTACAAAACAATACTTCAAATTTTGATGAACCCTAAATCCGAtttactcatcttcttcctcccttcttttttttttcctaacctttttttgggataaatgcATAAAGCACTCTcaacttaaaatatattacaaaatcaacCCCAatctattaaaatatacaaatcaacccttttctttttctttttgataaaaaaaaacaaacctttttttttggtgcgaAACAGGAGGCAATTGCCTCATTgatttattaaaagtaaaaaaaaaaattacacacgAATTCGACGGGAAAATGAAACCCTGCTAGCATCCTCAGTACATAAAGAAATAACACAAGAGGGACACATCTCTAACAACTGCAACCCTAACGGTTGGGACTGTGCATAAGTAGCTAAGCTGTCCGCAAGACGATTTGCTTCTCGATACACCTGCGAAATTCGGACTATCCAGTCTTTCGAAAGGAAGCCATAGCACAACCGTGCTAGGAACGACAAGGAATGAATATCAGGAATCCGTGTCTTAAGAAAATCAACCACCATCCCCAAATCCACCTCTACCTCCAACTGAGTTATCCTTCTCTCCCAAGCGATAACCAAACCATAGTAAATACCCCATAATTCCGCCATAGGAGCAGAACAAACTCCTATGTTCAACACGAAACCATGGAGCCAGTTCCCCTCCTTATCTCATAATACCCCTCCCGCTGTAGCCAACCCAAGATTACCTCGAGAAGCGTCGTCAGTATTCAGCTTCACCCAGTTCTCCGGAGGCGGGGACCATGCAATCTGTCTCACCATCCTTTCACCACTTCCATTCGTTGGAGCCATCAAAACGTGAGCTCGAGACACCTCATTAGCAACATCTTTAACAAACCTTACCCTGTCCCTACACTTCCCATTCGTATCAAAAACATTGCCACATCTCCACTTCCAACCCCACCACACTGTCATCCCAAAAAGAATAGCCCAAGATACACCAAACCGCAGTTCTGTAATCCCCAAATTTGTGTAAATCCACTCCAACAATGTTTGACGAAAAAACAGATCAAGGTTCTCAGGAGCCACAATCCTGCTCCATAAACCCGACATTGCAGGACAGTCCCTCAAAACATGGAGAATTGTTTCCTCCCCACTATTGCACACTTGAAAAAGACCAGAGTCACTCAAATGACGTCTAAATCTCTCAGCATTGGTCATAACTACCTGATTACAAGCCAGCCATAGGAACACTCGAACTCGCTCTGGGATCACCGCCTTCCATAGCCGCCCATAAAAAGATTTCATATTCAAAGTAGGATCCTGCATTCGAGTTACAAATGAGTAAGCCGACTTAACTGTGAATCTCCCATCTTGACTAGGCCCCAAGCAATTCGATCTCTTGCTCCAGTGATTGAGTCAACAACCATAGCCCCAAGACGTAACCGATCGAAGACGTAAGAAAACAAACCCTTTTTGTTACATTATAGGATAACTGAATTGTAATCTAGTAATCGAATTTGTATATGATTGAGTTGTGGAGACACAAAGTTCTATCattcaaaattgaaatataGGAATGTGTAGCAaatcaaaaccatatataaGATAACTTGACTAGCCTCTGATTCAACGGGTCAATTACAAAATCACGTGATCGAACACGAATGCACATTTTCGTCGCTAAAAAGCTGAGAGGGATAAGCATGTTGGGATGAATACTGAGGAGGGTAGCTAAAGATTTTGTTTCCATCACTGTCTTCGTTCTTATTATTGTTCTTGTTATTGTTATCTTTGCTTTTCTCTGTGGTTTGACTTGCAAGCTCTGCATGTTTCCCaagttttttcttgattttctccACAAGTTTTTGAGGATCCATGACTCCTCGTACCACCACCGTTGACTTTGCCCGGTCTGGTTCCACTGTTTGAATACCTTTTCAATTTGTCAACATaacaaacgaacaaaaaaaaaaatgttagatcACTCACtaaattaaactataatatatgtatgcgtattacatatata is drawn from Camelina sativa cultivar DH55 chromosome 1, Cs, whole genome shotgun sequence and contains these coding sequences:
- the LOC104781227 gene encoding THO complex subunit 7B — encoded protein: MSVKARRISGRLETVVTKVNYAFDPVDDDKIIRNRLLTRTTTTRGEPPLKKLQKKFTSFVLEVDKDEENYDECGRLAKAFLQELSTFEIPLLKSQAVVEANRREKESFNEVKDETERQITQAKTEIEDLKKQLEESKIDRLHKEECETIRKLISAQPPRSETEKVIYELNKEIAELEAESTASWRLLELRKKQFALLLHVVDELQNTMEDEQKSLVDEIRTALDDQRNVTEPMSVD